The Budorcas taxicolor isolate Tak-1 chromosome 18, Takin1.1, whole genome shotgun sequence genome window below encodes:
- the ZDHHC7 gene encoding palmitoyltransferase ZDHHC7, with product MPSSGHRLRDVEHHPLLTGDDSYDSAASSPAEADAADRVWFIRDGCGMTCAVLTWLLVLYADFVVTFVMLLPSKDFWYSVVNGVVFNCLAVLALSSHLRTMLTDPGAVPKGNATKEYMESLQLKPGEVIYKCPKCCCVKPERAHHCSICKRCIRKMDHHCPWVNNCVGEKNQRFFVLFTMYIALASVHALVLCGLQFIACVRGQWTECSDFSPPVTVILLIFLCLEGLLFFTFTAVMFGTQIHSICNDETEIERLKSEKPTWERRLRWEGMKSVFGGPPSLLWMNPFVGFRFRRLQTRPRKGAPEFSV from the exons ATGCCGTCCTCAGGACACCGGCTGCGGGACGTCGAGCACCACCCTCTGCTGACCGGGGATGACAGCTACGACTCTGCGGCCTCCTCTCCCGCTGAGGCCGACGCGGCTGACAGGGTATGGTTCATCCGTGACGGCTGCGGCATGACCTGCGCCGTGCTGACCTGGCTGCTGGTCCTGTATGCGGACTTCGTGGTCACGTTCGTCATGCTGCTGCCCTCCAAGGACTTCTGGTACTCCGTGGTCAACGGGGTGGTCTTCAACTGCCTGGCGGTGCTCGCCCTGTCGTCTCACCTGCGGACCATGCTCACCGACCCC GGGGCGGTCCCCAAAGGAAACGCTACGAAAGAGTACATGGAGAGCCTGCAGCTGAAGCCCGGAGAGGTCATCTACAAGTGTCCCAAGTGCTGCTGCGTCAAGCCTGAGCGCGCCCACCACTGCAG CATTTGCAAAAGATGTATTCGGAAAATGGACCATCACTGTCCGTGGGTGAACAACTGTGTCGGAGAAAAGAATCAGAGATTTTTTGTGCTCTTCACT ATGTACATCGCCCTGGCATCCGTGCACGCGCTGGTCCTCTGCGGGCTGCAGTTCATCGCCTGCGTCCGAGGACagtggacag AGTGCAGTGACTTCTCCCCTCCTGTCACTGTCATCCTGTTAATCTTCCTGTGCCTTGAGGGTctgctgtttttcactttcaccgCGGTGATGTTCGGCACCCAGATCCACTCCATATGCAATGACGAGACG GAGATCGAGAGGCTGAAGAGCGAGAAGCCGACCTGGGAGCGGCGGCTGCGGTGGGAAGGGATGAAGTCCGTCTTTGGAGGCCCCCCCTCGCTGCTCTGGATGAACCCCTTCGTCGGCTTCCGGTTCAGGCGACTACAGACGAGACCCAGGAAAGGGGCCCCGGAGTTCTCAGTGTGA